One Ctenopharyngodon idella isolate HZGC_01 chromosome 3, HZGC01, whole genome shotgun sequence genomic window, aagtgaaacttgtatattatattcattcattacacacagactgatatatttcaaatgtttatttcttttaattttgatgattataactgacaactaaggaaaatcccaaattcagtatctcagaaaattagaatattgtgaaaaggttcaatattgaagacacctggtgccacactctaatcagctaattaactcaaaacacctgcaaaggcctttaaatggtctctcagtccagttctgtaggctacacaatcatggggaagactgctgacttgacagttgtccaaaagacgaccattgacaccttgcacaaggagggcaagacacaaaaggtcattgcaaaagaggctggctgttcacagagctctgtgtccaagcacattaatagagaggcgaagggaaggaaaagatggtagaaaaaagtgtacaagcaatagggataaccgcaccctggagaggattgtgaaacaaaacccatttaaaaatgtggactgcagctggagtcagtgcttcaagagccactacgcacagacgtatgcaagacatgggtttcagctgtcgcattccttgtgtcaagccactcttgaacaacagacagcgtcagaagcgtctcgcctgggctaaagacaaaaaggactggactgctgctgagtggtccaaagttatgttctctgatgaaagtaaattttgcatttcctttggaaatcaaagtcccagagtctggaggaagagaggagaggcacacaatccacgttgcttgaggtccagtgtaaagtttccacagtcagtgatggtttggggtgccatgtcatctgctggtgttggtccactgtgttttctgcggtccaaggtcaacgcagccgtataccaggaagttttagagcacttcatgcttcctgctgctgaccaactttatggagatgcagatttcattttccaacaggacttggcacctgcacacagtgcaaAAGCTACAAAGGACCACGGTATCCCTGTTtataattggccagcaaacacgcctgaccttaaccccatagaaaatctatggggtattgtgaagaggaagatgcgatatgccagacccaacaatgcagaagagctaaaggccactatcagagcaacctgggctcttataacacctgagcagtgccacagactgagcGACTCCaagccacgccgcattgctgcagtaattcaggcaaaaggagccccaactaagtattgagtgctgtacatgctcatacttttcatgttcatacttttcagttggccaagatttctaaaaatcctttctttgtattggtcttaagtaatattctaattttctgagatactgaatttgggattttccttagttgtcagttataatcatcaaaattaaaagaaataaacatttgaaatatatcagtctgtgtgtaatgaatgaatataatatacaagtttcactttttgaatggaattagtgaaataaatcaactttttgatgatattctaattatatgaccagcacctgtataggctatataaaacagctatttaaatttgtaataatattttgcaatattactgcttttaatgtactttttaattattaaatgcagccttgacgAGCATAAGTGATTTGTGACTTATGTTGAGACATTAAAAAGGCTGTGAATTAGCACTGCATTATTCATATACTTTGTCACTAAATACCTTGAGATGGCTTGAAAAACACACAATCCATATCTTGTCGCAATggtgtgtttattgtcttcaaGTTTCATCAGTCAATTCTGCATTTTATTCAGCCGCTGCTAGTGAATAGCTGAATTACTTCTATGAAACCGTTTTGGACTTTCTGTGagagagcgccctccggcttccagtatgaatgaaacatataTTACATGAGAGTGAGCGCTCCGTAATGTTTAGATCACCTCATTTTGGTCAAGAATACAATGACAGGTCATGCATATATCTTGTctcttttaatttaaatctaGATTTATTCACATTGGCCTCTATGTGAACACACTTGCCTAAAAAAAGTGCGGGggatgaatttacattttataaaagtgAAGAGGACACGTCCCCCACGTATTCTACGCCCCTGGGGCATTGATTTCATACAGGACCTCTGTAGAGGACACCAGGACTTAAATCAAGTTTATCAGACATTTTGGGAGACACAAGTGAAtagagaaataaattatatatcaatattcctattaattattagatattattatgaaaatgttgccaatttttactcccattattacacttcttttttcattacatgttgctccaagaacacattaatatgctgtaggggaattttacagttaaagacccaaaagacccGCTATGATGAATAAAAATCAGCTGCTCATCTGCGGTGATGCGTGCTGCAGCTGTCATATCTGactataacatgttatttagcccataacacgctctcacacgtttattttttatttttttagtatttttgggagttaaatttacatatgtggtttcaactccaattttttaaacaacttagtcctggtgtccactacagaggacatagcataaaatatgaatgaaatataatttttcaaaaatgttatttttaatttattttaaaaaaacacaatgtaatgatgtgaaaaaaaaaatactaaattcaaaaacttttttgggGGGTCCCAGGAGGTTATAGCTCTTCATTCTGAATCATTTAAAGGCATGTCGTGCACATAATAATGTTGACCAGATTCACATACAGTTGGTGTTGTTCTGTTGGTTTGCAGTGGGCATAAGTTCAAATGATGATCAACCTCACAGTAAGTCAGATTTACAGTTCACCTACAGTTCTGCATGCTAACTGCTATGACAGTTATGGTTATTTCTGTGTAGAGACTCTTATGTTGAGTTTTAATTCCCCATGTTTATTTCCTTTCTCCTGTGtataaaaaaaaggtacaacAAGGTTCTGTATAAGACCCGCACCctatataaatctcaattttaaagaactctttgtgccaaaaaggttctaaaGAGAAATGTCCTTGCCCTGAATGTTTAagttatttcaattttattttttattgataaagtacaaaaataattaattaaaactaagtCTGTAAATAATCCTATGAAAGGTTCTGTATATAAAGGACATGAGAGATCCCTTTAAGGTTGCAAGTCCGTACCTAAGTTCAGAAGACAGCATCCAAACGAACCGAACTCTGACGTCAATTGAACCCCAAAAGTGCTACTGCATTTGaagaattgtaatattttaaagtacatattaaattattttaaaataagaacTTAGTAGGGAGAAAAATTTTCTGTGGTAAAATTTTGCATGCTTTATTTTTCCCCTCTTACATCATGTTGATGTTTATTTCTAGGATGTTGAATGAAAATGGAGGAAACAATGGAGATTTCCAGGGGAAGATTAGCAGTTAAAAATAGcttttcagaaatgtttttgacatcaataaaagagtgacttaaagggttagttcacccaaaaatgaaaataatgtcatgtcgttcactcatgttgttccacacccataagaccttcatcatcttcagaacacaaattaagatatttttgatgaaatccaatggctcagtgaggcctgcattgacagcaagataatttacactttcaatgcccagaaagctactaaagacgtggttaaaacagttcatgtgactacagtggttcaaacttaatgttatgaagtgccgagaatactttttgtgcaccaaaaaaattaaataatgactttatccaacaatatccagtgatgggcgatttcaaaacactgcttcatgaagcttcgaagctttacgaatcttttgtttcgaatcagtggttcagagcgtgaatcaaactgccaaagtcatgcaaACTATTGAAATTCCAAAACACtgatgacgtaacgaagccttgtttaccaaaatcatgtgactttaacgctctgaaccactgattcaaaacacaagatttgtaaagcttcgaagcttcatgaagcagtattttgagatcacccatcactagatattgtggaataaagtcgctattatgttatttttggcacacaaaaagtattctcgtcacttcatatctttaaggttgaaccactgtgttacatccacgccttcccggactccagttcccagaatcctcctgttcTCCTCACCTGTcttcacttccctcatcagtcttcccaCCATTTTCcctggattccctgcacctgttgtcctcatcagcactccctttaagttggactcactccctgcactccttgtttgttatattgtttgatACATGTGTGTGAAGCTGTCGTTCTGATCTTCTGTGTGATTAAAGCCCTTATATTGTGGATTTCCGTATTTTGCCTCATCTATACAGCAGCACCTGTAacacactgtagtcacatgaactgttttaaatacgtctttaatAGCTTTcttggcatctgaaagtgttaattaacttgctggcaatggaggcctcactgccTCACCTATCCCGCCTTTACTAagcgataacgaattgtgattgaaagcatgcagttcgcaaagtgtgggttgtcatcattaattctGAAGTATTTCCACTCCTGtaaggctgacattgtttctgctgctgccatCGGAGTGTCTGTGCATGGAAAAATCTGtgagttacgtcacgtgaggtatcggtctttggtattgggggtatttttacaagtacaggtacatgagcttggtattgggctgataccgatactggtattggtatcagtgcatccctagtttcTACATTACGATATGAAGTCCTCGCAGGGGTTGGCATCATCTCTTCACAGATGTTGTGTCATCTGAAGTCTTTAAGAGGCTGGATCAAAGGAGCTGGAATAATCTCTAGTTACAGAGACAGAAGAGCTAATGGAAAATAATTagtgtagctgctgttcatGACATTTCAAGCacaacttaataggtaaccagtgtgaAGATGACAGAATCGATACTGTAACTGTAGGAAACTATAGTAATTTAGCACAACTTGTACACATTGTAGTAAAATATGTAATTCttctatttgttttcttttttcatacAGTGTCAAAAATACCACAGCGAAGAACTCCCATCAACATCCAGGATGCTCCTGCTGACAGTCTCTCATCCAGACGGATTGTTCTTCTGGGTAAAAGTGGTGTTGGGAAGAGTGCATCTGGAAACACAATattgggagagagagagtttgaaaCTCAGTCAAGTACATGTTCAGTAACTCGCGAATGTTCAGAAGCTCGCGAATGTTCATTGAATCCTGAAAAGTTAATGAAGGAGATAGCCAGAAGTGTTTATATATCCAGTCCTGGACCACATGCTTTTCTCATTGTGTTTCCTGTGAATATGAGGATAACTGAACAAGAGCAGCAGATTCCTCAGATGATTGAGATGATGTTTGGTGAAGAAGtgttaaaatactccatcattctCTTCACTCATGGAGATCAGCTAGAAGAAAAGTCTGTAGTGAAACTCATTGAGGAGAACAGTGCATTAAGAGATCTGGTTGTTCAGTGTGGAGGCAGATTTCACATCTTCAACAATAAAGATCAGAATAACAGAGAGCAGGTGAATGATCTACTGCAGAAGATTGACACAATGATAGAGCAGAATGGAGGAGGACACTACAGTAATCAGATGTTTGAAGATGCTCACAGATTCAGACAAGAGGGAGAAGAGAGGAGAAAACTACAAGAGGAGACTGAGAGAGCAGGACCATGGAGAACAAAACCAGTCAATGAAAGTGACCGGTGCACAATACTTTAAATTTCAttgtgtaattttgtttttctgttgtgAATGTGTTAGTTCCAGTAGATTTACATGTCCATATAGCAGGTGTGACCAGAATcggtcctgcagagtttagctccaacttgcctcaacacacctgcctgaaagtttctaattagatcttgattagctgcttcaggtgtgttcagtcctgctcctggagggacACTActgagtttagctccagccccAGTTAAACACATAGTCCTTCTCTAATAAATTGCTATGctgataaaaatgaaattattgtttttggGTGTTGTGGTAAATTAACAGATATTATGtaactttatatttaatttgcaACAAAAAAGAGCCATTTGagaatttataataatttaactaTAACAGATACCTTGAGATGATTCTCTGACAAACATGAAAGCGAAACCCACGATTTCTGCAGCTCATACAGTTATTAATTACAGTCCTTATTAAACTTCATTTTATgtcatatattatttttaatatccaATTCTCCACAGAGTGTCTATAAAGTAATTATGATACTGTATGTCCAGGTTTGTCATTCCCTTCATGAAAGCAGAGTGATATAAATTTGCACAGTTTAAATAGGAAAAAGGTAGTTGTTTGCTTAATGTATCCTGTTATTAATGTTGTGTATTGGTCTGTTTTGTATGTGGTGGAAACTTTCATGCTTCAGAGTTAGTTACTAAGACTAAATACTGGCCTGTGTAATGTGTGGTTTACTTTTATAGACAGAATGTTAAGAACTTTATAAATTACACTCAACTTTTTATTAACTTGTGAAATCATGCAATGTCATATTTGTTCACCCCAGCATCGAAATATTGATATGCATTTCGAagcactgatttgaaacaaatggTTTTGAAGCTTCGTAATGAAGCCCACATTATTTATGcctgtaaaacatgtttttcacaGATTACTTATTAATAAAGATCAGTTCTGttgcattttccttttttttttttttattcttattgcAAACAGTACAGAGATGATATACAACTTTATAATCAATACACAAAATGTATCATCAATATGTTCAATGTCATCTGAACATATAGGAGAGAAAATGTTAATGATTTGctaaaaaagaaagataaagGAAAAATAGGAGAAGACAGAAAAAACACCATGAGGGTAAAGATATTTTATACAGCAATTAGAGTGTACAAAttaaagacataaaaaaaaattgaggttgTTTTACTTGCTTTCCTTTTTACGGAGGATGAAATGAATGGTGttaagatatattttaaattctttcaaaaaaatcatgaaaaattggtttgttgttggtgaatttacatttatggATATAAAATTTGCCAcgaaaataaattacatttataagcAGCTTTGTTTTAGTCTGGTCATAATCAAAGTatccaaaaataatttatttaaaggttaCGGATATATTATCTTTAATAAATATGTCAATAATTTTCCATAGTTGTTCAGTATTGAAACATTACCACAATAAATGATGGTTTCTGTGTGAACTTGTCAAAATGAGCGTCTTGTATCAAtattagtttcatatttaatcgtaaaatatatttaatattttgaaagacatttcttttactttattagtGAGAATATTAgtgaatattttttgttgtaagGACCAAATCTTTttccaatttaatttttttttattttttttttattattattccagTAAAAGTAACATATTTTTCCTATTGGAATTTCTATTGGCTCAGGAAAAGTAGCTGTAGTAAGACAGTGAATggaatttttaaaaagcatacaGATTTCTGTTGGGATCCCTTAcggaaaacaaaaatatatgggaatatactgcaaaatataatgtgatatattacataatatatttctgttcatgggaaactagtgcttatatttttcaatatactgcaatatatgcattgaccatgtatgACTGTATATTGatacacataaaaatatttagaaatgaagacaaaaatagcattacatgtaatataaacttttatccttTTTTACTCTTATCCTTATCCTTTTATCcttgtgtacatatattgcatatatgttcctatataaatgtgaatgtacttTACACACATATACTGTGTATTATGAAGTGTATTACTggatataaaattacataaattttgATATATTCGTAAATATATTgtcacatacagtacatgaaaAAAGTacatgtattattcaatatattgtaatatattaacagtatattttttctgtattttttcaaatataccattaattcatttaatatattgatcattcatatatagggaaatacattttcttttcataagGATGGCCACCAAAGCACACTAAATTggcacaaaaaacaacaacaacaacattaacGTGTTCACTGATCTGAGGAGATCCTGTCTGCAGACTCACAACATCTGTAGTAAATTCAAGACTGGTGAGATAAATCACTGATCACtttattttagaaataattaccccatgatttactcaccctcaagccatctttagtgtatatgactatcttctttcagacgaatacaattggagatatattaaaaaatatcctggctcttccatactttataatgggagtgaatgggggttgagattttgaagcccatccacatccatcataaatataatccacatgactccagtgggttaataaaggccttctgaagtgaagcgatgggtttttgtaagagaaatatccatatttaaaacttaaactatAATACCTGGCTTCCAGCAGACATCTGTACACAAGTCGAGTTCcagtggaagagtgacctctgacccgacacatGACGTATCATCAAACatggaagtgcagaggatagagcaaaacaaaacactagtcacaaattaaaatgatgagAAGAAGATGAGAAgaagagcttgagtttgttgtccAACTCTATTTGTGTGAACCGTGAAAGGCGTCCACTTGTAACAAATACACacaccctctttttttttcatgcactaCCCCTTCAGATTACAAAAGTGAAACTTAGTCTATGATAACACTACtgtaggtacactataattatcaaaatgtacatataaattTGTTTTACGTATGCAATACTTTGCGGGCTGACGTTATACAATAGCCtaaaagtagcctaataaaGATTTATGTTGCTTTTAAGGGATTagatcactttaaaatgaaaattaccccaagctttactcaggtgtatatgaatttcttctttctgataaacacagagttatattaataaatatcctgacacatccaagctttataatggaagtgaacgggatcaacgagtatgaagatgaagaaagtgcatccaaaGCAAAACGAACTCCACATGTCTCCTTTAATAATGACAGTAGCATGTAAATTAGgccaaatgtaaataaaatcatGAAACAACATTAGAATAATTCCCCATATGCaaaaaactattttactatataaAGAGTTTTGATAGGACTTGTCAACTTTTGCTTACAAGTCAACTCCGACAGGTATAAAACCTGTTGACAAAACTGAATAATACCTTAACCAAATGGCTGCTATACAATAGTGTGATTTTGGCAATCTTATAAGATCACTACAAATCACATGTAGGCCTATGACAGAGATCTaataaacttgggtacgacatgtACGTAGACTGATGACACCTATAGACTTGTAGGCTACTACGCAAGTTGCATGCTGCGTTCCAGACCAGGTAGGACATGAATATCacaaattaaaggaacactccacttttttttgaaaatagcctaattttccaactcccctagagttaaacagttcaattttaccgttttcgaatccattcagccgatctccgggtctgatGATActacttttagcatagcttagcatagttcattgaatctgattagaccgttagcatctcgttaaaaaatgaccaaagagtttcaatatttttcctatttaaaacttgactcttctgtagttaaatcgtgtactaagaccgaaggaaaattaaaagttgtgattttctaggccgatatggctaggaactatactgtcattctggcgtaataatcaaggaaatttgctgccataccatggctgcagcaggcgcaatgatattacgcagcatctctcacaaatgtctccatggttgcaaggcaaccagattcaatgaactatgctaagctatgctaaaagtggttccgccagacccggagaccggctgaatggattcgaaaacggtaaaactcaactgtttaactctaggggagttggaaaatgagcctattttcaaaaaaagtggagtgttcctttaaatgtcCCACTTCAGACCTCAGTGAGTTCCAGGCAATCAGATGTCATGTTCACATGTTGACCACATGATTTCGCCACAACACTACGAgagaatacagtgtttttgattCCATTTTTATTGGCTAGTCAGAAGGCTATGTTGGACGTTGATCATCACTATGAGATGATCATGctaaatttctgacactgtcaaaAAGTTACCACAGGCTATCTAATTGCCACGATTGCTTATCTTTAGTCTGGGACAGCCCAAAAATGTACCAGGCATTAGGCTGAGGCTGGAAGTCAGTTTTAGTTGTTGTTGTAGTTCCTATTCAGTGATTGTGCTTAACAGTCAACCATTACAGTGCTACTATGTATGGACACATGTGAAAAAGAGAAGTAGGCGAAAACCAACTTCATAATCCACAGACCAGTCTGAATGTCCCCAAACGTTTCATAAAAGACCACAATGTTGTCTGCTCACAAttcacagaataaagaaagcAAACAAATCCACATGTTCCTTAAATAATGCTCTTGTTGTTTCACAGGCTTTGCAGAAATGAAAATCATATTGTGAATCAACAAAAGGTTTAACTTAAGCTAGGCTATTTAAACAGCAGGAAGTCTTGTGTTTCTCCTTTCTTAAGTGATTCTGTTTGTTGTCTTcaataatgctcaatcatcactaaattaatcatttaattctCCTATTAACTCTAACACTTCTTCAAAGTTATAACCTAAGCAGTCAATGTAACAGGAGATTGTGCTGTGATAATAAGAAGTGTTTATTTATCCAGTCCGCACTCTTTTTTCAGTGTGTTTCCTCACAATTTCACTTATCAGGAACAACAACACAGTTTCTTTTACCATGAAATAGTTT contains:
- the LOC127510201 gene encoding GTPase IMAP family member 1-like; the protein is MGVSKIPQRRTPINIQDAPADSLSSRRIVLLGKSGVGKSASGNTILGEREFETQSSTCSVTRECSEARECSLNPEKLMKEIARSVYISSPGPHAFLIVFPVNMRITEQEQQIPQMIEMMFGEEVLKYSIILFTHGDQLEEKSVVKLIEENSALRDLVVQCGGRFHIFNNKDQNNREQVNDLLQKIDTMIEQNGGGHYSNQMFEDAHRFRQEGEERRKLQEETERAGPWRTKPVNESDRCTIL